In the Alistipes provencensis genome, TGCGAAACTATCCTTCAAGGTAGTGCCCATGTGGCGGAGATCGGCGTACTCTATCCCATCGCCGATCTGGCATCGCGCTACGATTTCACCAGCTACGCTTCGACCAACGGCCGCGAGCACATACACGGTAACGGTTATTACAATGTCCTAAAGATGCTCACCAGCGGAGTCCGCACCGATTACACGCTGCTGCATCCCGAGGTGCTGGACGAAAAGTGCACGATCGAAAACGGCCTGCTAAAAATGAACAGCCGTCTCAACCGGGAGAACTATCGGATCGTCTTCCTGCCCTACTGTCGCACAATGCACCTGAGCAATCTGGAAAAACTCGACCGTTTCGCTGCACAGGGCGGCATCGTCGTAGCGTTGGGCAACCTACCCGAAAAATCGGCCGAACAAGGCAAAGACAATACGCTCAAAACTCTCGTAAAAAAAATGACCCAAGAAGGCCGTCTGCTCTTCGAGAAAGACCCTACAACCAAGAACCTGACAGCGTTGCTCGACGAACGGTTCCCAGAACGAGAACTGCGCATTACGGGAGTCAAACCTCTCGGGCAGCCCGTTCCCGGACAGGAAGAGTGCCCCGCAGAATTTCTCGACACAGACTATTGCTACAACTACATCCATAAAAGCAAGGAAGACCGGGAATTTTTTTTCCTCCCCAACACGACCGACTATCCACTCACGGCACACCTGAGCTTCAACGCGGAATTGGGGCGCAATCCCCGTCTGTGGGACCCACACACGGGACAGATCAGCCATCTGAGAGTCCGCAAGAACAGCGGCAGGTACGAAACAGACCTGCGGCTCGATCCCGTCACCAGTTGCTTTATCGTATTCGACAACCACTAAAAACACAAAACCATGAAAAAAACACTGAAATTCGTATCGATGCTGATGCTGGCCAGCGTCACAACGTTGGCACTAACCGCCGGCGGTAAAAAGGCACCTGTATTCTACATGGCCGGGGACTCCACAATGGCCGACGGCAAAGATGCCATCAAAAGCCCCGCCCGGGGATGGGGACAGATGTTCCACGAATGCTTCGACGGCATCCGGGTCGAGAACTGGGCCAGCCCGGGGCAAAGTTCCAAAAGCTTCCGCCAGCCGCGCAAGGACCGCTGGGCCCCTATCATGCAGAACCTACAGCCTGGAGACTTCGTGTTCATCCAGTTTGGGCACAATGATCCCAAGCCCGATTCCGTACGCCACACCACGCCGGAAATATTCGCTGCCAACCTCGAACGGTTCATCCATGAAACCCAAGAAAAAGGGGGTATTCCCATCTTGCTGACCCCGATTGAACGCAGGGTATTCGACCGGGACGGCGTCACACTGCGCCATACCCATACGGGATACATTGAAAAATATGCCGAAGTAAGCCAAAAAACAGGAGTCCCCGTCATCGATCTGAACACTCTGACACGCAAGATGATCCTCTCTTGCCCGCCCGAAGAGAGCAAGAAATTCTTCATGTGGGTAGAACCGGGGACATGGGAGATGTTCCCCAAAGGTAACCGCGACAACACCCACCTGAATATCTTGGGGGCACGCGTTGTGGCGGCCATGGCTGCCCGGGAATTTATCAAACTTCATCCCGAAATGACTTCGCGACTTAAAGACCTCGAAAAAATGGGATCCGAAGACCCGGCTTTCTCGAAAGTAGCCGAAATCGTCACCCAAATCTACGCCGAATAGCCGCATTGCCAGTCATCCATTGTGCCCGAAACCGATTATCTCTGTTTCGGGCATATTTTTTTCATATCCTCCACTGCATTTTCCGAAATCCCAGGAAAATACTATCTTTACACGGTCCACACAAAACGCAAATTCTTATGCCAGACATCATCAAAGTCATCTGTGAAAACCTCGGCACCGAGGTCGACGTCCCGATGGGAACTCCGCTGTCGGAGGTCGCCAAACGCCTGACGCCCGGACGCTACCCGTTCCTCGCCGCCTTTGTCAACAACCGCCTCAAGGAGCTCAACTACAAGATATACGCCCCCGTTACGATCCGTTTCGTCGACATCACCTCGTTCGCCGGCATCCGCGTCTACCAGCGCACCGCGTGGTTCCTGCTGCAAAAAGCGGTCCGGGACCTCTACCCCGGGCAGACGCTCCACATCCGCCACTCGATGGGCCAGAGCGGTTTCTACTGCGAGATCGAGGGCATCGACGAATTCACCGCCGACGATGCCGCCCGGCTGCAAAGCCGCATGCGCGAACTGGCCGTGCGCAACCTGCCCATCACGCGCGAGCGGATGCTCACGACCGAGGTCCGTGCGCGCTATGCCGAGGAGGGCTTCACCGACAAGGTGGCCCTGCTGGACACCCGCCCGCGGCTCTACAGCCAGCTCTACACGCTCGGCGACACGGTGGGCTATTTCTACGGCTCGCTGGCCCCCTCGACGGGTTACGTCACGCTGTTCGACATCCAGCCCTACTACAACGGCTTCTACCTCGCCCTGCCGCTGCGCACGGCCCCCGATACGCTCCACAGGAACGTCCAGCAGGAGAAGATGTTCGGCATCTTTCAGGAGTACCAGTCGTG is a window encoding:
- a CDS encoding rhamnogalacturonan acetylesterase, translated to MKKTLKFVSMLMLASVTTLALTAGGKKAPVFYMAGDSTMADGKDAIKSPARGWGQMFHECFDGIRVENWASPGQSSKSFRQPRKDRWAPIMQNLQPGDFVFIQFGHNDPKPDSVRHTTPEIFAANLERFIHETQEKGGIPILLTPIERRVFDRDGVTLRHTHTGYIEKYAEVSQKTGVPVIDLNTLTRKMILSCPPEESKKFFMWVEPGTWEMFPKGNRDNTHLNILGARVVAAMAAREFIKLHPEMTSRLKDLEKMGSEDPAFSKVAEIVTQIYAE